Genomic DNA from Pseudomonas fluorescens:
GAATGGCTGACGGACCTCAGGCTATTTGACGTGTATCAGGGTAAAGGTATTGATCCGCATAGAAAAAGCCTTGCAGTTGGCTTGACCTGGCAGCATCCATCGCGCACTCTTAATGACGATGAGGTGAATACCGCAACGCAGAATATCCTCACCTCGCTCGAAAACAGGTTGAACGCCACGTTAAGGAAGTGACGTATGGGGGCTCTGACGAAAGCTGAGATGGCGGAACGTCTGTATGAGGAGCTGGGCCTGAATAAACGGGAGGCCAAAGAATTGGTCGAACTGTTTTTCGAAGAAATCAGGCACGCTCTGGAAGACAACGAGCAGGTCAAGTTGTCCGGTTTCGGCAATTTCGACCTTCGGGACAAACGCCAGCGGCCTGGCCGCAATCCGAAAACGGGAGAAGAAATCCCGATCACGGCTCGCCGTGTGGTCACCTTTCGTCCAGGGCAGAAGTTGAAGGCCCGAGTTGAGGCTTATGCTGGAACCAAGTCATAACGACGAACTACCCGTCATCCCGGGCAAACGCTACTTCACCATTGGTGAAGTCAGCGAGCTGTGTGCGGTAAAACCGCACGTGCTGCGCTATTGGGAGCAGGAGTTTCCTCAACTCAACCCGGTCAAGCGCCGCGGAAACCGCCGGTATTATCAGCGTCAAGACGTGCTGATGATCCGGCAGATCCGCGCGCTGCTGTACGATCAGGGGTTCACCATCGGCGGCGCACGCCTGCGCCTCTCCGGTGATGAGGCCAAGGACGATACAACCCAGTACAAACAGATGATCCGCCAGATGATCGCCGAGCTTGAAGATGTGCTGGTGGTGCTCAAGAAATAAATTTCTGCTTTTAAATACTTCCAGTTTTCAAAAGCTTGCGATATATTCCTGAGCGTTCCGTTGAGAAGCGGAACAAGATTCACGCCTAGTCGGGGCGTAGCGCAGTCCGGTAGCGCACTAGCATGGGGTGCTAGGGGTCGAGTGTTCGAATCACTCCGTCCCGACCATATTTTTCAATGACTTAGCCCAATCTGAAAAGGTTGGGCTTTTTCATGCCTAAAAAATACCCCCGCATTGCCTGGCTGGCAGGGCTGAAAATCCAGAGCCGTTTCTAACGTTCCTGCTTCATCCTCCAGATTCTGTCATGGACGAAAACGGCCCCAGTGCTCATCCAACAATACGTCCGGTTATCGTGGCTCACCTTGAAGCACTGTTGCGAGAATCGGTCATGGCCGACAAGGCCACGGAGGTCGCTGCTGTGCGTGTTTCTACACCTAACTTCACATACACATGTTCCAGATGTTTGTTCACGGTGCGTGGGCTCAGATCAAGAATGGTGCCGATGTCGCGGTTGGTCTTGCCGCAGGCCACCCAGCGCAGAACCTCGACTTCTCGACCGGTGAGCTGAAAGCGTGCCGACAGCACTCTGTGCGCCGGCTCGTCGTCCAGGCTCGGCGCGGCTGGTTGTGACGCCGCTCGGGCCGAGAGCAGGATGCGCGAGGTGCGCAGGTGCGCGGCGACCCGGGCCAGCACTTCGTCGGTCTGGATCGGCTTGGTCACGTAGTCGCTGCCACCCACTTCAAAGCCCTGGACCACATGCCTGCTTTCCGTCAGCGCGGTCATGAACAGCACCGGAATATCGGCGTTGGCCGGTTGCTCCTTGATCCGCCGGCAGGTCTCGAAGCCGTCCAGGCCCGGCATCATCGCATCCAGCAGGATCAGGTCTGGACGCCGGCGTTCGATGCGGTTCAGGGCGCTGAGCCCGTCGAGGGCCACCAGCACCATGTAGCCGGCATCGTTGAGGGCGTCGGAGAGCATGGCGAGGTTGTCCGGGGTGTCGTCCACAATCAACACGACACCGGGTTCAGCGACTGTGGTCAGTGCATTCATCTTCTGCCTCCTTGAGGGCGCGGTTGATTTCGTCCAGGCGAAAATTTTTCAGCAGCTTGCGTAGCGAACTGATGAAAGGGGCGGTGGCTGGTGTCTCGGCCTGGATGGCGTCGAGTTTTTCGTGCAGACCGCGTACGTAGCCGATGGCGCTGAGTTCGCCGAGGGCGATGAGGTCAGGCTGTGAGGGCAATATCCCCGGTTCGGGGAATGTCGCAGGGGCTGGTTTTTCGCGGCGCAGCCAGTGCAGGTCGAGCTGTTTCTGGATCCGCTCGAGCAGCTCCGGGGTGTGTACCGGCTTGGCAAGGTAGTCGTTGCAGACACTGGCCAGGCTGCGCTCGCGCTCGTCGTTAAAGGCATTGGCCGATATCACGATGATCGGTGCCGTGGACAACGCATTGCGGCGGATCAGCCGGCTGGTTTCCCAGCCATCCATCGTCGGCATCGACAGGTCCATGAGAATCAGGTCCGGCCCCAGCAGGGCGACCTGGCGAATCGCTTCCTGGCCGTTGCTGGCCTGGACCACTTCAAAGCCCAGGGGCGTAAGCATGCCGCTGAGGACCTTGCGATGGTCCACATGGTCGTCCACTACCAGCACCAGACGCCGCGGCCCCTGGTAGCCGATGATGTCGTGTTCGACATGGATCACCGCTTGCGGCACCCGTACTTGCGAGAGAAACAGGCGCACCTGGAAACAGGTGCCCTTGTCCTGCTGACTCTTGACCTGCAACTCGCCGCCCATCAGCGAGGTGAGCATGCGGGTAATGGTCAGGCCCAGGCCAACGCCCTTGTCCTGGCGCATCAGATCACCGCGCTCGAAAGGCTGGAAGATTCGCTCGATGTGCTCGGGGTCGATGCCGATACCTGTGTCGATGATGTCGAAGGTTGCCGTCTCGCGCATATAACTGACCCGCAGGCAGACTTCGCCGCTGTCGGTGAAGTTGACCGCATTGCCCAACAGGTTGATGAGGATCTGCCGGACGCGCTTTTCGTCGCCTCGCACCACCGCCGGCATCTTGCCGATCAGCTCCAGGCGAAAGCGCAACCCTTTGTCCCGTGCTTGTGGGGTGAACATCAGCTCCAGATCGTGGATCAGTTCCGGAAAGGGGATTTCCGTCGGCTCCAGGCGCAATTTGCCAGCCTCGATCTTGGCCACATCGAGCAGGCCGTCGATCAGCGACAGCAGGTGCGAGCCGCTGCGCAGGATGGTCGCCAGGGCATCCTGATGCTGCTCCGGCATGGCCGCGTCGCGCTGCAGGATCTGGGTAAAACCGAGGATGCTGTTCAACGGCGTACGCAGTTCGTGGGACAGTCCGGTGACGTAGCGACTCTTGGCCGCGTTGGCCGCCTCGGATGCCTCCTTGGCATCTTGCAGGGCCTGGTCGGTCAAGCGGTGGGCTTCGATTTCCTGCATCAGCAGCAGGGTCTGGCGGTCCGATTCTTCCTGGGCCACGCGGCGGCTTTCCCGCGTCAGAACGACCCACCAGGCGAGGATGGCCGCCAGTACCGAGAGCGTCAGGAAGGCCTGGAAAAATGCCTGGTACAGCGTCGCCTGGGCTTGCGGCGAGTGGGGCAGTCCCTGGGAGGCCTGGCCATAGATCAGCGCCAGAGCGCCGCTGAGCATCAGGATCAGCGCGAGCAGCAGGCCCAGGTAATGCACTAGCCGGGTGTGCAGGCGTGGCACCGTTGCATTGGGCAGCAACCAATGCAACAGCGCTTCGAACTGCGCCGACAGACGCCCGTGAGGTTTGCAGCGATCGCCGCAACGCGCGTCCAGCGAACAGCAAAGTGAGCAGATGGGCGTGCTGTAGGCCGGACAGAAAGCCATGTCGGCGGTTTCGAACGGGTTGCTGCACAGGCCGCAGGTGATCAGCGTGCTCGGTGCCACCGGTTGCAGCAGTAGCGGATCGCGGGTGCGGGCGATGTAATAGCGGCTGCGTGTGGCCCAGGCCAGCAGCGGGGTCATGACCAGCGAGGTGCCGAGGGCGACGAAGGGCGGGGCGGCCTGGGCCAGCGCACCAAATAGACCGAAGTGGGCGAGGACCGACAGCAGCGAGGCAATCAGCATGGAGCCGACGCCCACCGGGTTGATGTCGTAGAGGTGAGCGCGCTTGAACTCGATGTATTTCGGTGACAACCCCAAGGGTTTGTTGATCACCAGGTCGGCGACCACCGAGCCGATCCAGGCGATGGCGATGTTGGCGTAGAGACCGAGCACCTGGTCGATGACGTCGAATACCCCCAGCTCCATCAGCATCAGGGCAATCGCCACATTGAACACCAGCCAAACTACGCGGCCGGGGTGACTGTGGGTGACCCGGGCGAAAAAGTTCGACCAGGCCAGGGAGCCGGCGTAGGCGTTGGTCAGGTTGATCTTCATCTGCGAGACGAAGACGAACAGCACCATGGCCGCCAGGGCCCATTCCGGCGAGGCGAACACATAACCGAAGGCCACCAGGTACATCTGGGTCGGCTCTGTAGCGCGCTCGATGGGGATCTCGTGTTGCAGGGCGAGAAATGCCAGGAAGGCGCCAGCGAACATTTTCAGGGCGCCGGGCAGGATCCAGCCGGGGCCGGCGCAGAGCAGGGCGGCCCACCAGCGCTTGCGGTTGGCCGCGGTTTTTTCCGGCAGGAAGCGCAGGTAGTCGACCTGTTCGCCGATCTGCGTCACCAGGGACAGGGCCACGGTACAGGCCGCGCAAAACGCCAGCAAATTGAAGTCGCCGCTGGCATCACGGCCCTGGAAACTGGTCCAGTCGCTGAAGGCCTCGGGGTTTTTCAGCAG
This window encodes:
- a CDS encoding ATP-binding protein yields the protein MLPPGTQRIAKIRRDYNSWVADETMEDYALRYTPKSFRRWSELRIANTALGAVSFLALEAIGGVLALSYGFTNTFWAILAVSLIIFLTGLPVSYYAARYGVDMDLLTRGAGFGYIGSTITSLIYASFTFLFFALEAAIMALALELYFHIPLAFAYVICSVLVIPLVAYGVTLISRLQLWTQPLWLVLLVLPYLFVLLKNPEAFSDWTSFQGRDASGDFNLLAFCAACTVALSLVTQIGEQVDYLRFLPEKTAANRKRWWAALLCAGPGWILPGALKMFAGAFLAFLALQHEIPIERATEPTQMYLVAFGYVFASPEWALAAMVLFVFVSQMKINLTNAYAGSLAWSNFFARVTHSHPGRVVWLVFNVAIALMLMELGVFDVIDQVLGLYANIAIAWIGSVVADLVINKPLGLSPKYIEFKRAHLYDINPVGVGSMLIASLLSVLAHFGLFGALAQAAPPFVALGTSLVMTPLLAWATRSRYYIARTRDPLLLQPVAPSTLITCGLCSNPFETADMAFCPAYSTPICSLCCSLDARCGDRCKPHGRLSAQFEALLHWLLPNATVPRLHTRLVHYLGLLLALILMLSGALALIYGQASQGLPHSPQAQATLYQAFFQAFLTLSVLAAILAWWVVLTRESRRVAQEESDRQTLLLMQEIEAHRLTDQALQDAKEASEAANAAKSRYVTGLSHELRTPLNSILGFTQILQRDAAMPEQHQDALATILRSGSHLLSLIDGLLDVAKIEAGKLRLEPTEIPFPELIHDLELMFTPQARDKGLRFRLELIGKMPAVVRGDEKRVRQILINLLGNAVNFTDSGEVCLRVSYMRETATFDIIDTGIGIDPEHIERIFQPFERGDLMRQDKGVGLGLTITRMLTSLMGGELQVKSQQDKGTCFQVRLFLSQVRVPQAVIHVEHDIIGYQGPRRLVLVVDDHVDHRKVLSGMLTPLGFEVVQASNGQEAIRQVALLGPDLILMDLSMPTMDGWETSRLIRRNALSTAPIIVISANAFNDERERSLASVCNDYLAKPVHTPELLERIQKQLDLHWLRREKPAPATFPEPGILPSQPDLIALGELSAIGYVRGLHEKLDAIQAETPATAPFISSLRKLLKNFRLDEINRALKEAEDECTDHSR
- a CDS encoding response regulator, whose translation is MNALTTVAEPGVVLIVDDTPDNLAMLSDALNDAGYMVLVALDGLSALNRIERRRPDLILLDAMMPGLDGFETCRRIKEQPANADIPVLFMTALTESRHVVQGFEVGGSDYVTKPIQTDEVLARVAAHLRTSRILLSARAASQPAAPSLDDEPAHRVLSARFQLTGREVEVLRWVACGKTNRDIGTILDLSPRTVNKHLEHVYVKLGVETRTAATSVALSAMTDSRNSASR
- the ihfA gene encoding integration host factor subunit alpha, whose amino-acid sequence is MGALTKAEMAERLYEELGLNKREAKELVELFFEEIRHALEDNEQVKLSGFGNFDLRDKRQRPGRNPKTGEEIPITARRVVTFRPGQKLKARVEAYAGTKS
- a CDS encoding MerR family transcriptional regulator, whose translation is MLEPSHNDELPVIPGKRYFTIGEVSELCAVKPHVLRYWEQEFPQLNPVKRRGNRRYYQRQDVLMIRQIRALLYDQGFTIGGARLRLSGDEAKDDTTQYKQMIRQMIAELEDVLVVLKK